From the Lathyrus oleraceus cultivar Zhongwan6 chromosome 3, CAAS_Psat_ZW6_1.0, whole genome shotgun sequence genome, the window CCGATTATAATGTTGAACCCCAATTTGGCAGCCTCCATGTGCATTCATTAGAGCATATGTTCCTGAACATTATTCATTTGTAAATTGCTTACCAACGTCTACATTGACATTAACCGGTTTGACATCTCTACACATAATAACTTTGGGGACAATATCATGGTGCACGATATCTAAGGTCAATCATAACATAAAATAATTAAAAAGTGACCAAATTCGACGTTGAACTAATCTGGAAATACACTCTCATATTACATTCAACAACAATCTAGAAATGTATTTCCGAACGCAACGTTTGTTTTTTAGATACAATATCAAATTATAGGAAGTAGTGGGGTGAAAATACATATATATTACCTTAAATTCAGTTTCTTTTACTCCTTTCGATGTGAAAAAAcatataaatattattttaaagTAAAAAACTTGATTAAATATAAAACAAGGTTTTAGTATGTTTAAAAAAGAAATGCTATATGATCATGAGTAAAGCATACATACAAGATgatattttattaaatttttcaTATGACAATTTTAGAAATGTACTTAATTTGCTATTGAGTTGTTAAATTAACAAAATCATGATTATACACTTCCAAAATTAATATGgacatttttttagggttttcaaATTGTGGTTCTTCACTAGTAAGTATGGGAAGAGCAATGCCCAAATTTGATTGGATTTGAATAACAAATTTGACCAAAATTAGACTGACCCATATCATAAATATTCTTAGTTTTGCTAATAAAAATTGTGTATCTGGCTAGGTTGAACCAAACATCTGAATAAATTAATGTAACATAGATATTATAAATTATGTAATTTAGATTATCCAACATAGTAAAAAAATTAATGAGCAAGCACATACGCCATCAAGCTGTTTAATTATTTATGTTGTGCAGTCGAGTAAATAAGTATAAGACTGATAAAAATTAACCAATTTAACATTTAAATAATATTATGCCGCTCTAATTTTctatcaaatacatattttttaaaaatgttaTACCATCCAATAACTTGCGGTAAATTTGTAAGTAAATCTAAAACTATTTATCGTGTATTAAATTACTTCTAATTGATATAAAACTTACATAGATTTTATGCAATACAAATtttaataataatttaaaaaatttatcGAGCAGAATAATACTATCATAGTTAATCAAGCTAGTCTAAATTTTAAAACCTTACTAGAATGTGATTATTCCTTGGAAAGGTGTTTTTTTTATTGATATAATATAATGCTAGTTTGTGTTCACAGATtaagaaattcaaaaataaaaaatttgtatTAAAAAAAGTAATAAAAGAATTTGATAAAACTAATACataattttcaaaaaaatatttcTATATTTAATTGTTAACTCACACTACTCATAAAATATAATATAAGGAACGTCTCTGGCGCAGGTACATTTGCAATTCCATTAAAAATAAGAACCTAAGCTTACGTTTTTTTCTTTTGCCAAAATGTGGAGCTTGATATTGCTTAAAAATATAATTTAGAGCATGTAGAATGAATTCTCTTTCCATAAATCTTAACCattaaaaataacattttaagaTTCAATCCCAACTAAAAAGTAGTGAAAAGAACACAAACCAACGGAAAAGACAAAATCCCTTAAATTTGATTTAAATAGTTTTAAATTAggtattttattatttttctatgaCTTTTTGTGTATATTAAAATTTAAAACAAAAACTTAAATTTAAAgttatttaaaaataaaaatcatttttaaaatatatatcTTCTAAAAAAATTGTCATTTTAATTATGTTAAAATTTTAATAATACATATTTAAATTATTAGATGTCAAAAATAGTCTTTCAATATAAAAAAAATAGTTATAAATAACTTCTACtgttttttatttaaaaaaatcactTTTTATAAATCTATAACAAATCATGTATAAAAATGTTTTATGTTAACGTTGTTTTCCCCTGCATATGCAGTAGTAGGttattaaaatttaaatttttctAATACCTTATTAAGACTCACCAAAAATATCGGTACTCATTAGTCACCTAGTGATGCCACAGCTTACAAAATAGAGACAGTTCAACATCCAAAAAACTCAAAAATCTTCTGTTCCCTTGCTTCCAGCCATGTTGAATATGGATTGCAATAGAAACAGTATTTAGCAATTTATCAGTAATGATCATCATCATAATAATTATAACCATCTTCATCAGGGTAATATGTTTCATCCATATTTTCATTATTATACCAATCTTTGTCACCATCCTCATAATAATTCCCTGATCCCAGCTCACCATCCTCTTGGTCATCGTCAACCTTAGACTGAAATTTGCTGTGATTATCCGAAGGTAGATCAAATCGTACTCTCTTGGGATTACGCTCACCTGCCTGTTATATACATTAATCATGAGAAAACAGCTTCCGAAACAACCAACTGTCGATAATACCTATCGAAAAAGTTTCTTTTAAACATGtaaaacaacaaacaaaagaaaTCTCAACATTTCAATTGAATTTAGATTCATGTAACTTTTAAAGATAAGATCTGCGATAACAGCTTTCATTCATAAGATGAGTTGTGTAATAGTTATTTAGTAAAAAGTTGTTAAATAATGTAACAATACTAAGTATTATTGTTATTGAACCCATAAAGAGAAAACTAATTCAAGACTAAACTTTTTCATATCTATTGAGGTTCCAGGTTAGTGTAAAAAGTTATAGATGAACATTTTCTTTCACTAAAATATTCTTATTTAGTTCCTTAGTATTTGTCCTTAAATGCATTACAGATTTAAGTTTTTCCTCCCGGAGTATCCTTGGAACTTGTTCAAACTAAAGATATGATAACAAGCAAATGACAGAATAGATGGAACGGCTTTTACGTTTCTGCTATATCATATAAATGTTTGTCCTATAGGCAAAACTCAAGGTTGTTCAAGTAAACAGTTCAAGAGAGAATTACCGGTTCATCTTCAAATAACTTTGCCAGGCAATCGTGATTGACTTTGCTACTGAGCCTCTGCATGCATTACAAGTAAgcaaaaatataaataatttcAGAACATCTTATGCCTATGATTAAAATAGCTAACATTCATGGTAGTTGCTTATTGAACTTACCAGTACAACTGTCTGTACATGATAAATCAAAAAGAGCATACACTTGGGGATGTAACCTCACCCCTATCTCAAATGGACACAAAAAAGAAGCAACGACCAGAATGCTTACCAAGCACGTGAATGCAAGGACAAAGGTTAAAGCAATTGTTGGTATTCCAAAATTATTCAGTGTCTAGAAAGATCCTAATGTTTTTATGTTTTCCACGAGCTAATAGCCCAGTGAATAAATACTAATAAATGATAAGGAAATGGTTTTCAATGAACAAATATTTCTTCAACCTTGAGTAGAATGAAGGATGTGAGGTGTTGATATATTACAAATTAAGATATGGATTTTAATTTGTATGCATTGTCAATGTAAAGTTATTTAACACATACATCCAATGATGTGATGCCACATCATTTAATGTGTTTGAAATTACTTGATTTGTCATATTAAATAAAAGATGTGGCAACACATCATTGGATGCAGTAGTATTATTGAAGTAAAAATCTCCATTAAGGGAAATTTTCAAATTCACAAATATAGGTGTTGTGTGTGTGCGCGCGCATACTCTTATTTGCATATGACTAAAAATACTAGAAGTCTAGAAGCTATACAATAGGTTTAATAAATAAAATGCATAGATAAGTCTGCTATTGAACAAATACCTTTGTTTTCACCGTTTGGCAAGTGGCCACTGCAGCAGATTGAGCAGGCTCTGAATTTTTTGCTTGTTGAGCTTGTCTCTGTTTCATTCCCTACAATAGTGTATGTTTAACAAACCAAAAGTTTATATGTTTGATGTTCTGTAGttttttttttaccaaaatatGAATTCAGATCATTTTACAAACATGTTACTGGGGAATAAACAAGAACATGAATAAGTTCAATAGATAGACAAATGCATATATGTATTCATAGCAAAATTGACCTTTCTTGACTCCTTAGCATAAACAAAAGAAACATGCATTAGGTGTTCTGATATCACACTCCTTAGCTTTGACATTTCTTTCTTGTTTCGTCTTACTTTTCCATTTTCTATGATTATTCAATTCACCATGAAAATACATGGACATAGAAGTTGAGCTTTGTATAACAGTTAGCAATACAAGCTGGAATAAGATGTTGCAAAACTTCCAATTACCCATGGAAGAAACTGTTGGAGATGCAGTATGGAATGAAATTAGCTATTTGATTTCTAACACTAATTTTGGTGAAGTTTCATTACTAGAAAACTTGTTAGCGCAAAAGTGACACTGATAATGGTAGGAGTAGGATGGTACCATACCACTTGGATACCACATTAATGTTGTGGTATAACATGATTAATAACAATTTGATACAAAAGACTACGAACCAACACCGAATTTTACTAACAAAAGACTCCAAAATCCCAAGTAAATAGAGAAGAAATTGGGAAACAAATCACCATAATAACTACAAAACAGGGAAGCTAATCTTGAGAGATAATCTAAGATAGAgatttaaaaataataataataataataatcctGCACGTAAACTAGAAGACTCTAACATAATATCCAAATATCTTATCAAGTCTAACACCCACATTATTAAAGTTTAGGCGACATAATAGCTCTAGTCATAAAGTCATAAAGTTTAGGCGACATAATATCCAAATATAGTCATAAAGTCTAACCAGAAACAGCGTATAGCTTCCTACATGATGTGATTTTATGAGAAACTATCACATTCTTCAGTTAAAGCATACCAAATTTTAATGAAATTGGTAACAGATAGGTCAAAATCTAGTAGAGTAGACAATAGTTTTATAATTTGGAAAACAATATGCAAAGTTAATGGTCTGCTAATAAAACACAGATTAAAATCAATAACATAATGCACTTTTAACATGACTTATGAAAGTAGAACTACAAATATAACAGTGGACTTCATTGTAAAAGTGAAAATTTTATTTTGCAGCTGACGATCTCACTAAAAATTGATTCAAGAAATACCTTTCTGGATTTTGGCATTGCTGCAGCTAATTCCTTGGCTACTTGCTCCTGAAAGAAAACATAAAGCTGAGTGAGTTCCGGTGCACATTTACTCCAATAAAATACTAACAATCATGATAGAGAGTGGAATAACTAACATACTACATTCTCCAGCActattaaaacaacaaatataaagTAAAATTTTCTGTACCAAAAGATACTCGCGGTTCGAGTTTTCCCATATTTTCTTCTTGTAATTCTTCTCTTCCTCATTGAAAAGGTACCGATCAATCTATGCAGCATGTCGGCAGCAAGAATAATCAGTGTGTTATGCATGACAATGACCTGATAGTACATTAGCATAGACACAAATATGTGTAATACAAAGCAATATCAACGGCCTAGCAACAAACAAAGAAATAAATTTGGCCAAGAGAAACAATAATCATTTATGATTATCAATCACACAAACTGGGCATAATTAAGGGTGGAGCTTATTACTGTTGGATGTTGGATTTAAATCTCAAACAAAGTTTATGGATCATATTGATTTGTAAATAACTGTGAGTAGGTGAATTATTTTGTTTCCATAATTAATTTTTCCACTTCAAAACAATGCAACAGTAATTTGAAGCTCAAACAGCAGATGTGTATTATGATAAACCACTGTAGCACCGACCCCTCTGAAATATAGTGTGTCAGTATCAGTGGCGGTGTCGGACACCGACACTTGTGATTATTTCAAACTATTACAATGTCTTGTGTGGTGTTTGTGCCCGTGCTTCGCCGAGAAAACATTCTACTTGTTATTCACCTCTCGGTCATCAATATCAGAGAAACTTTCTAATTCATCTTGAGAGTCTGCACTGGT encodes:
- the LOC127126584 gene encoding uncharacterized protein LOC127126584, which produces MVEKLNAMAKKHEKRPAVLPNSKFEGSTSKDLLCEHRDSDDSEDDTSADSQDELESFSDIDDREIDRYLFNEEEKNYKKKIWENSNREYLLEQVAKELAAAMPKSRKGMKQRQAQQAKNSEPAQSAAVATCQTVKTKRLSSKVNHDCLAKLFEDEPAGERNPKRVRFDLPSDNHSKFQSKVDDDQEDGELGSGNYYEDGDKDWYNNENMDETYYPDEDGYNYYDDDHY